In Dermacentor silvarum isolate Dsil-2018 unplaced genomic scaffold, BIME_Dsil_1.4 Seq481, whole genome shotgun sequence, the DNA window TGCCTGCATTCTAAACACTTAGCGGGCAAGAAGTCGGATCTACAACAATTGCCTATCCTTTCGTAAGGGTCTCATTCGACGGGCTGTAACTACgaatggaacaaaattatgcaatatgtttttaatTATTATGAAAGCTGATGTGGAGGAGAATAAGAGGGCAAAGTTTAATAAATATCAAAATTGGTGTTTCTTTTTAAATTGTCATCAGAAATGTTCATTGATGGAtgttttcttgaagttagcccgatagtatctctttattgaaaagttatATAAATATAACCTTTAGTAGTTtggtaaataagtatgcttaGAACGTAACGCGGAATTGTTGCCGCTCTCCACAAGCCTTTTCAGAGATAAGGACCTGAAAAGTAGACAAACAAACGTTTCCTGGGACGATTTTGAAGTTCCTACCCACAAAAACCAAAAATAACTGAACACACGCAAAAACATGCATATATTTATTTCAAGAAATTTCAGCTGCCTAACTTtaatatattttgtgtaattcataACTAAATTTGGCCAAAACAGCAGAGCAGGTAAGCACGGCACTCCACCTCTTCGTCATCAATGACTCGCGGTGCTTCGAAAAAATATTTGGCAGGATAACTAATTGCGGATCTCTTCTTTCCACTCATCAGGCAACAATATATAAAATATTGAACTAAGTCGACCAGCCATCCTTTGTTCGATCTTACATGGAATCACCCAACAATGAACGAAGCAATAGGTAAAGTggttcgtctgccgctgctgctataCGAGcggcccgagcagaggctcagcgtcGCCACCGAGAGGACCCTGTTGTTCAGAACCAAATTCTTTGCCGTGAAATATCGCGAACTCAAAATACCTAAACAGCGGCATTCAAAATTCgccttagggagtatcgtaatcgtcggttcatttttttcccttcttgcCTTTTTCCTGCGCGGCGTTTCTCCAGGGGCAGTTTTTAGTGCTCTGCATTGGATGAGTTACCCAAGTCACGTGCTGTAATCGGTCGCGTTTAGGGCATTGAGATTGAAGCATAGGTGATTAGGCGTGTAAGCTCGATTCTTCGACAGGAAGGGCGAGGTCCCTCGAGTGAAAGAGCTCGCGAACGGGCTTTCCTTTGAAATTTCAGCAGTTTTTGCGCAGTTGTGACGCAGTACTGCAGTTGATAATTTTCAGACACAATAGTCGGTGTGCGATCTCCACACTGGCCACGCTTGTTTATTTGCATAGTTTCTGACTATATTACCTATAGGGAAATCCTGCGCTCCTGCGCTTTGGTATgcttgggaatgccggtatattgtgactttggATTGGTATCGTTCTTGGAGAGCTAGGACACCTTGAAGACGCGTCTGTCTAGCACCGTTCCCTCTGTCACGATGATTCCTTCCCTGacgaaacagcacgtaaaaagctgttctCGCTTTATTCTTAAACAAacacatgttttgtttaattttgaggtttcgttattggatgtacaattatatgaaacgtaaaaaacatcagctggccgctaaattTGGAGGACCGATGACAACATTCTCGCTCGCTTTAAaacaacttgtctgttcttgattttcttcgcttgatcctgcattgtaggtgagtaaacttatTCAGaaatgtaatatgggtgaatgaaagttATTTATGCAGATTTTATTTTAACAACGTGTCATTTgcgtagccatatccacgttttagacgaagcctcgctcaaccccagccaacacaagcctcgcaaaCATATCCCGCCATTCCCATGAtggcacagcgccctttaagaaactggCATAGACGGTGGCGTCAGATTACcatctaggtgttatagtgagaaactgttTGCAATGCCAAAACATCGAGAGCTTCCCTTTAAGTGCCCGTATATCTTCTGCGTATTAAATTTGCCGGCGCTTACGTGAATGTTATAGGAAGCTCCCACGGTGGGCGAGTATTTGATCTGGAGCGTGCCTGGTCCGGGGACCACGAAGTCCTGGCCGTTGTACTGGTCGCTGAACGCGTGGCGCGCGATGATGATGGGCCTGCGCCACTGCTTCACGAGCGGAGGGATGTGGCGGTAGACCATCGGCTTCCGGGAGACGTCACCGCCGAGGGCGCTGCGAATGGCGCCGTTGggcaacatccacgtgcgcttcAAGTGGCACTTCTCGAGAACGTCCTTCTCGGCCGTGATGATGGCGCACTTGACGCCGCCCACGTTGTACCTCGAGCGCCTGGGTGGCCTGCAGGGTGATCGTGTCGTTGATCTCCTTGCGATGTTCGATTGATAGATCAAACGCCCTCAGGTTGGCGTCCACGTACAGCTCCATGAGCCTCTACCGGACCAggtcccagacgacgcgcgccatgtcgtcgccCCACATCTCGATCACGGGCCCGCACATG includes these proteins:
- the LOC119435148 gene encoding isocitrate dehydrogenase [NADP] cytoplasmic-like — translated: MEKHMCGPVIEMWGDDMARVVWDLVRPPRRSRYNVGGVKCAIITAEKDVLEKCHLKRTWMLPNGAIRSALGGDVSRKPMVYRHIPPLVKQWRRPIIIARHAFSDQYNGQDFVVPGPGTLQIKYSPTVGASYNIH